One window of the Rhodohalobacter sp. SW132 genome contains the following:
- the uvrC gene encoding excinuclease ABC subunit UvrC, which produces MSITVQEKVDHLPLSPGVYQFKDSRGNHLYVGKAKKLRNRVRSYFQESRHHDGRLKVMISKIDDVEVIVTDSEAEALILENNLIKKHQPRYNIMYRDDKSYPYICVTRGRKPRVYPTRTVVRDGSKYFGPYDHVGHMRRMLETIRKTFNLCTCAVSPKMIDPSRGTPKWHSCFDDYLENCSGDWDEETYQTIMQKVERLLTGKTEDLIREIKEEMQIASDALAFEEAARLRDSMESLVKYNQKMKIVDNKQVNRDIFAIEVDDELQEACGVLFKVREGKLIGKFHRFLKNISESSRDMMIQSFVEDYYTGQFAGAIPDEVYISEEMEDSEPLAEYLWEQHQKKVPIHVPKIGEKKHLINMAISNAKLNLGQRKLEKQKYEKERIPQSVKDLKEYLHLQRLPRRIECFDNSNTQGTDPVASMVSFVDAKPRKSEYKRFKIRTVTGADDFASMKEIVMRRYKRVKREKLQPPDLILIDGGKGQLNAAVEGLREIGFEDACEVAGIAKRMEEIFVPGKADPYMIPKTSSALKLLQRARDEAHRFAINYHRDKRTKRTIKTELTEIDGIGEKTATELIKIFGSVKKVKQAEEQQIRDAIGEKKGSAVYSFFRDRG; this is translated from the coding sequence ATGTCTATTACCGTTCAGGAAAAAGTTGATCATCTGCCGCTGAGTCCCGGTGTCTACCAGTTTAAAGACAGCCGCGGGAACCATCTTTATGTCGGAAAAGCAAAAAAGCTGCGGAATCGTGTGCGATCCTATTTCCAGGAATCCCGCCATCATGACGGACGCCTGAAGGTGATGATCTCTAAGATTGATGATGTGGAGGTCATCGTTACCGATTCCGAAGCAGAAGCATTGATTCTCGAAAATAACCTCATCAAAAAGCATCAGCCGCGATACAACATCATGTATCGTGATGATAAATCCTATCCCTACATCTGCGTAACGCGCGGACGAAAACCGAGGGTTTATCCAACCCGAACCGTCGTTCGTGACGGCAGTAAATATTTTGGCCCGTACGATCACGTGGGTCACATGCGACGCATGCTCGAAACCATCCGGAAGACATTCAATCTCTGCACATGCGCTGTCTCTCCAAAAATGATCGATCCTTCAAGAGGCACTCCAAAATGGCACTCCTGTTTTGATGATTACCTTGAAAACTGTTCGGGAGACTGGGATGAGGAGACATATCAAACCATAATGCAGAAGGTTGAGCGGCTGCTGACCGGGAAAACGGAGGACCTGATCCGTGAAATCAAAGAAGAGATGCAGATCGCTTCGGATGCGCTTGCATTTGAGGAAGCTGCCAGACTTCGCGACAGCATGGAATCTCTTGTGAAATACAATCAGAAAATGAAGATTGTAGATAACAAACAGGTGAACCGCGATATATTTGCCATAGAAGTGGATGACGAGCTGCAGGAAGCGTGCGGCGTACTTTTTAAGGTAAGAGAGGGAAAACTGATCGGGAAATTTCACCGTTTTTTGAAAAACATATCTGAATCCTCAAGAGACATGATGATTCAATCATTCGTGGAGGATTACTACACAGGTCAGTTTGCCGGGGCAATTCCGGATGAAGTATATATCAGCGAAGAGATGGAAGATTCCGAACCTCTGGCCGAATATTTGTGGGAACAGCATCAGAAAAAAGTGCCGATTCATGTGCCGAAAATCGGGGAGAAGAAGCACCTGATTAACATGGCGATTTCAAATGCCAAGCTGAACCTCGGGCAGAGAAAACTGGAAAAGCAGAAGTATGAAAAGGAGCGGATCCCGCAGTCGGTTAAAGACCTGAAAGAGTATCTCCACCTGCAGCGGCTGCCTCGACGGATTGAGTGCTTTGATAATTCCAACACCCAGGGAACCGACCCGGTCGCTTCGATGGTCAGTTTTGTGGATGCAAAGCCAAGAAAAAGCGAATACAAACGATTTAAAATTAGAACCGTAACCGGGGCCGATGATTTCGCATCGATGAAAGAGATTGTGATGCGTCGCTATAAACGGGTAAAACGGGAAAAACTGCAGCCTCCTGATTTAATTTTGATCGACGGCGGAAAAGGCCAGCTAAATGCGGCGGTAGAAGGTTTGAGGGAAATTGGGTTTGAAGACGCATGCGAAGTTGCGGGGATCGCAAAACGGATGGAGGAGATTTTTGTGCCGGGAAAGGCAGACCCTTATATGATTCCCAAAACATCATCAGCCCTCAAACTGCTGCAGCGGGCACGGGATGAAGCGCACCGGTTTGCCATCAACTACCACCGGGATAAACGCACAAAAAGGACAATCAAAACGGAATTGACAGAAATAGACGGAATCGGTGAAAAAACGGCTACAGAACTTATTAAAATCTTTGGATCAGTAAAGAAAGTAAAACAGGCGGAAGAGCAGCAGATTAGGGATGCTATAGGAGAAAAGAAGGGGAGTGCAGTCTATTCATTTTTCCGTGATCGGGGGTAA
- a CDS encoding LacI family DNA-binding transcriptional regulator, producing MKVTLKDISENTGFSVSTISRAIRNKGRISDKNRKKIITSAQKLGYPLPEKRTRETESGKPNFALVTHFRTGEFYASFFVGFAEAAQKKGLRVGLFDVRPDLQEIEELFKDLKGLGYAGAVLFIPELKDFEYKEILENTSVDFPIISCSQIDNSVLDTVTFDAYQGAVMVAKHFYEQGYRSFGIIEGPYETPEARFRTNGFTDYLKSVPDAEKLWEFRGDYTHESGIRAFDDFIQLNKKPRAIFGANDAMVLGFIESLRKANLQIPDDVAIAGYDNLPICEYHYPKITSVKTDYSLLAENTFDNLISRLGSPDKHQGIVSLVPVSLEVRDSSLHYSENKVAQS from the coding sequence ATGAAAGTTACACTTAAAGACATATCAGAAAACACGGGGTTTTCCGTATCTACAATTTCAAGGGCTATTCGAAATAAAGGAAGAATATCAGATAAAAATCGCAAAAAGATTATCACCAGTGCTCAAAAACTGGGCTACCCGCTGCCGGAAAAACGAACAAGGGAAACTGAAAGCGGCAAGCCAAATTTTGCGCTGGTTACACATTTCAGAACCGGCGAATTTTACGCGTCATTCTTTGTAGGCTTTGCAGAAGCGGCTCAAAAAAAAGGGCTTCGGGTTGGGCTATTTGATGTAAGGCCTGATCTTCAGGAGATAGAGGAACTGTTTAAAGATCTGAAAGGGCTGGGGTATGCGGGTGCAGTACTGTTTATACCGGAGCTTAAAGATTTTGAGTACAAAGAAATTTTAGAAAATACTTCGGTTGATTTTCCTATCATCTCTTGTTCCCAGATTGATAACTCCGTGCTGGATACGGTGACCTTTGATGCCTACCAGGGTGCGGTGATGGTGGCAAAACATTTTTATGAGCAGGGGTACCGTTCCTTCGGAATTATCGAAGGACCCTATGAAACTCCAGAAGCGAGATTTCGAACCAACGGCTTTACAGATTATTTGAAAAGCGTTCCGGATGCTGAAAAATTGTGGGAATTCCGTGGCGATTATACTCATGAGTCCGGTATTCGCGCATTCGATGATTTTATACAGCTAAACAAAAAACCACGCGCTATTTTTGGAGCGAACGATGCAATGGTTCTGGGTTTTATAGAATCGCTGCGAAAAGCCAATCTTCAGATTCCGGATGATGTAGCCATTGCCGGTTATGACAACCTTCCGATTTGTGAATATCACTATCCCAAAATTACATCCGTAAAAACAGATTATTCTTTATTAGCAGAGAATACGTTCGACAACCTGATTTCCCGGCTCGGATCACCCGATAAACACCAGGGGATCGTTAGCCTCGTGCCTGTATCACTTGAAGTCAGAGACTCTTCACTTCACTATTCAGAGAATAAAGTTGCACAGTCCTGA
- a CDS encoding SDR family NAD(P)-dependent oxidoreductase, whose protein sequence is MLKTFYNFEGKLVLVTGGGSGLGLGISKIFIEAGASVVITGRGEEKLKKACNAMGESASYIVNDITELDSLPGLVEKIESEIAPIDILVNNAGINLKKHTRDVSDKEFNDIIQTNLNGLFSLSREVASRMMKRESGVILNITSMAAIYGIPQVTAYTASKTGLLGLTRALAVDLSPHGIRVNAIAPGFIDSPMLRKAFDSDPDRANRVLERTPMKKLGEPEDIATAALFLTSDAAKFITGVNLPVDGGNSIGF, encoded by the coding sequence ATGTTAAAGACATTCTACAATTTTGAAGGTAAGCTTGTTCTTGTTACAGGTGGCGGCAGTGGTTTAGGTCTCGGAATTTCAAAGATCTTCATTGAAGCCGGAGCTTCGGTTGTGATTACAGGCAGGGGAGAGGAAAAACTGAAAAAAGCATGCAATGCAATGGGGGAATCGGCCTCATATATTGTTAATGATATCACTGAACTTGATTCACTGCCCGGACTTGTTGAAAAAATTGAGTCAGAAATTGCCCCTATCGATATTTTAGTGAATAACGCGGGAATTAATCTTAAAAAACATACCCGTGATGTTAGCGATAAAGAGTTTAATGACATTATTCAAACCAACCTTAACGGACTTTTTTCTCTTTCCAGAGAAGTAGCGTCCAGGATGATGAAACGGGAAAGTGGAGTTATCCTGAATATAACCTCTATGGCAGCGATTTACGGAATCCCGCAAGTCACGGCCTACACCGCTTCCAAAACCGGGCTTCTTGGATTGACCCGCGCACTCGCTGTTGATCTCTCTCCGCACGGAATTCGGGTAAATGCAATTGCTCCCGGTTTTATTGATTCCCCGATGTTGCGTAAAGCGTTCGATTCTGATCCCGACCGCGCAAATCGAGTTCTTGAACGTACTCCCATGAAAAAGCTGGGAGAACCTGAAGATATTGCCACTGCAGCCCTTTTTCTGACTTCAGATGCAGCAAAATTTATTACCGGTGTAAATTTACCGGTTGATGGTGGTAACTCAATCGGTTTTTAA